In a single window of the Podarcis raffonei isolate rPodRaf1 chromosome 14, rPodRaf1.pri, whole genome shotgun sequence genome:
- the LOC128401326 gene encoding alpha-N-acetylgalactosaminidase-like isoform X2 gives MADRLAGDGWLRLGYKYVNLDDCWAANKRDAQGRLQPNPERFPSGIKALADYVHSKGLKFGIYSDLGSKTCSGYPGTTLDTIETDAKTFAEWGVDMLKLDGCFSNSSIKAAGYPKMSAALNKTGRPIAFSCSWPAYEGGLPPKVNYTLLGKICNLWRNFGDIEDSWDSLFHIIEWYGNHQDIIQPVAGPGRWNDPDTLIIGNFGLSYEQSKVQVALWAVLAAPFFMSCNLRTISTEAKNILQNPLLIYINQDNLGIQGKRIAKSQHLEVWKRPLVNGQFAVAVMNNGTDGAPKPIVTTLGLLGILDCKAGYKVYEVLEKLFMGTYKLNDPIRTKVPPTGVVLFFLRPLC, from the exons ATGGCAGACAGGCTGGCTGGCGACGGATGGTTGCGGCTCGGCTACAAGTATGTCAACCTGGATGATTGCTGGGCAGCAAATAAAAGAGATGCGCAAGGCAGGTTGCAGCCAAACCCCGAAAGGTTCCCCAGTGGCATTAAAGCCCTTGCCGATTAC GTTCACTCCAAAGGCCTGAAGTTTGGCATCTACAGTGACCTGGGCAGCAAGACCTGCTCAGGCTACCCTGGGACGACCCTGGATACTATTGAGACAGATGCGAAGACCTTTGCCGAGTGGGGGGTTGACATGCTGAAGCTGGATGGCTGCTTCTCCAATTCTTCCATCAAGGCAGCAG GCTACCCAAAGATGAGTGCAGCACTGAACAAAACAGGACGGCCCATTGCCTTTTCCTGCAGCTGGCCTGCCTACGAGGGGGGCCTTCCACCGAAG GTGAATTATACCTTACTTGGCAAAATATGTAACCTGTGGAGAAATTTTGGTGATATCGAAGACTCCTGGGACAGCCTCTTCCACATCATTGAGTGGTACGGAAATCATCAGGACATAATTCAGCCTGTTGCAGGACCGGGAAGGTGGAATGATCCTGATACG ctgatcaTTGGTAACTTTGGCCTGAGCTATGAGCAGTCGAAAGTGCAGGTGGCCCTGTGGGCGGTGCTGGCGGCCCCTTTCTTCATGTCCTGTAACTTGCGGACTATCTCGACCGAGGCCAAGAACATCTTGCAGAACCCACTGCTCATCTACATCAACCAAGACAATCTGGGGATTCAAGGGAAGCGTATTGCAAAG AGCCAACACTTGGAAGTATGGAAGAGGCCCCTCGTCAATGGCCAGTTCGCGGTAGCAGTGATGAACAACGGCACTGATGGAGCACCGAAGCCAATTGTGACGACTCTGGGACTTCTGGGCATTTTGGACTGCAAGGCAGGCTACAAGGTCTATGAAGTGCTGGAAAAGTTGTTCATGGGGACCTACAAGCTCAACGACCCCATTCGCACCAAGGTCCCTCCGACCGGCGTGGTCCTGTTCTTCCTCAGGCCTTTGTGCTGA
- the LOC128401326 gene encoding alpha-N-acetylgalactosaminidase-like isoform X1, producing the protein MLHFSLGILLGLAACCASLDNGLLKTPPMGWVPWERFRCNTDCKNDPDNCISEHLIKAMADRLAGDGWLRLGYKYVNLDDCWAANKRDAQGRLQPNPERFPSGIKALADYVHSKGLKFGIYSDLGSKTCSGYPGTTLDTIETDAKTFAEWGVDMLKLDGCFSNSSIKAAGYPKMSAALNKTGRPIAFSCSWPAYEGGLPPKVNYTLLGKICNLWRNFGDIEDSWDSLFHIIEWYGNHQDIIQPVAGPGRWNDPDTLIIGNFGLSYEQSKVQVALWAVLAAPFFMSCNLRTISTEAKNILQNPLLIYINQDNLGIQGKRIAKSQHLEVWKRPLVNGQFAVAVMNNGTDGAPKPIVTTLGLLGILDCKAGYKVYEVLEKLFMGTYKLNDPIRTKVPPTGVVLFFLRPLC; encoded by the exons ATGTTGCACTTTTCCCTGGGGATATTGCTGGGCCTTGCAGCCTGCTGTGCTTCCCTGGATAACGGACTGCTGAAGACTCCGCCAATGGGCTGGGTGCCTTGGGAACGTTTTAGATGTAACACAGACTGCAAAAATGATCCTGACAACTGCATCAG TGAACACTTGATCAAGGCTATGGCAGACAGGCTGGCTGGCGACGGATGGTTGCGGCTCGGCTACAAGTATGTCAACCTGGATGATTGCTGGGCAGCAAATAAAAGAGATGCGCAAGGCAGGTTGCAGCCAAACCCCGAAAGGTTCCCCAGTGGCATTAAAGCCCTTGCCGATTAC GTTCACTCCAAAGGCCTGAAGTTTGGCATCTACAGTGACCTGGGCAGCAAGACCTGCTCAGGCTACCCTGGGACGACCCTGGATACTATTGAGACAGATGCGAAGACCTTTGCCGAGTGGGGGGTTGACATGCTGAAGCTGGATGGCTGCTTCTCCAATTCTTCCATCAAGGCAGCAG GCTACCCAAAGATGAGTGCAGCACTGAACAAAACAGGACGGCCCATTGCCTTTTCCTGCAGCTGGCCTGCCTACGAGGGGGGCCTTCCACCGAAG GTGAATTATACCTTACTTGGCAAAATATGTAACCTGTGGAGAAATTTTGGTGATATCGAAGACTCCTGGGACAGCCTCTTCCACATCATTGAGTGGTACGGAAATCATCAGGACATAATTCAGCCTGTTGCAGGACCGGGAAGGTGGAATGATCCTGATACG ctgatcaTTGGTAACTTTGGCCTGAGCTATGAGCAGTCGAAAGTGCAGGTGGCCCTGTGGGCGGTGCTGGCGGCCCCTTTCTTCATGTCCTGTAACTTGCGGACTATCTCGACCGAGGCCAAGAACATCTTGCAGAACCCACTGCTCATCTACATCAACCAAGACAATCTGGGGATTCAAGGGAAGCGTATTGCAAAG AGCCAACACTTGGAAGTATGGAAGAGGCCCCTCGTCAATGGCCAGTTCGCGGTAGCAGTGATGAACAACGGCACTGATGGAGCACCGAAGCCAATTGTGACGACTCTGGGACTTCTGGGCATTTTGGACTGCAAGGCAGGCTACAAGGTCTATGAAGTGCTGGAAAAGTTGTTCATGGGGACCTACAAGCTCAACGACCCCATTCGCACCAAGGTCCCTCCGACCGGCGTGGTCCTGTTCTTCCTCAGGCCTTTGTGCTGA